In the genome of Microcoleus vaginatus PCC 9802, the window ACTTGTTTAAGATTAGCAATTTACCGGGATTTCCCATCTCGACAATGTGTTTGAGACCGTTTAATCACTCTCTTCCAAAAAGGTTTGTACTCGACCGTTGGGTCGCAAAACAACTCTAATTTTCGGATTTTTGCCATTAGAAACGGCAGAAACAAACGGCTCGCCGACTAATGGCATATTAGTTTGCTCGATATAATCTGCTGCTGCTTTTCCCATCGGCACAATACTTTGAACTGACCCATTTTCATCGATCAGCACGCTGTATTCCAAAGTTTGTTCCATTCCTTCTGGAGGCTTCCAGCGTTCCTCAAAGTAAGTTCTAGCTTCTGAAACTTGAGGAATTGTATCAAATAAAGTGCGGTTTTTTTTGCTCGCCGCGGCCTGGTTGTTGTCCTCGGACTCGGTGGTTGGTTGAGCATCCTCAAGGGGTGGGAGTTCGGTACTAGCGGGGGGGACAATCGGCTCGATGGGGCTGGGGAAGGGCTGCGGCGGGGGAACGGGAAATCGGGAAGCCGACAGGGAGGGCGGCAGGGGGGGCGGTACGGCGGGAGCTAGTCTCGGCGGTAGGGGGGGCAGCACGTAGGGTACTGGTGCGGGTGCTTGGGGGGCGGAAATGGGCGGTTCTTCGGGGGCGGGAATTGTGATTGTTTGCCCTTGAGGGAAAGCTGGGGCGCTCTGTGGGGCGCTGGCTGTGCTGCCATTGGGGGGAAATAGCAGGGGTGGCTGCTGGATAGGGCTGGGTCTGTTGCTGGGGGGATTTGGGGCGAGGGCGATGGGGGGCAAGCTGGGGCTGGGGGAGGCGGCGGTGTTGATGGGCGGGGGCGGCAGGGGCGGTAAACCCGGTGTTGGTGCTGGGGGTGTCGGTACGGCGGGAACTGGACTGGGGGAGACGCCTGCAGCTAGCTGGGGGTTTCCGGGAGCGGGGGCGAGTTGTGGATTGGCGGGGGCGGGAGCGGGGGCTGTGGCGGTTTGCGGGGAGGTGGCGGCCCGATCGAGCATTTTGAGAATTCCTGTCGTCAGGCCGGCGCTGGCGACCAGCATTGCTGCCACCTTGAGCCAGGGTGAGGACAGCGGTT includes:
- a CDS encoding DUF4335 domain-containing protein, which codes for MVLKRYTPPTCTLEITAKSSPLSRWAGQPVFKSLSFELRLDDPRLPDTEHVTLRGDRIQLETLHEAVSNYVQNLLGESRDWESNLNSQRGRIPAGPDSPEAARNAVIFDRAVNTSELATSAPNTSYLPVPPRLEPRGLLAHNLFLGSLSAVESGPVVPLSTLQLFDLATALDDCAAEVMALPNLNREPRQPLSSPWLKVAAMLVASAGLTTGILKMLDRAATSPQTATAPAPAPANPQLAPAPGNPQLAAGVSPSPVPAVPTPPAPTPGLPPLPPPPINTAASPSPSLPPIALAPNPPSNRPSPIQQPPLLFPPNGSTASAPQSAPAFPQGQTITIPAPEEPPISAPQAPAPVPYVLPPLPPRLAPAVPPPLPPSLSASRFPVPPPQPFPSPIEPIVPPASTELPPLEDAQPTTESEDNNQAAASKKNRTLFDTIPQVSEARTYFEERWKPPEGMEQTLEYSVLIDENGSVQSIVPMGKAAADYIEQTNMPLVGEPFVSAVSNGKNPKIRVVLRPNGRVQTFLEESD